Proteins encoded by one window of Nicotiana tabacum cultivar K326 chromosome 10, ASM71507v2, whole genome shotgun sequence:
- the LOC107806292 gene encoding uncharacterized protein LOC107806292 → MANHRNSAIQQHLLLVLLIHFIATLGQSLNEEGLILLEFRKSLNDPYNNLESWNSSDLSPCNWNGVECSKNGQVISLSIDRLNLTGSLSSSICKLPYLTKLNVSTNFISGHIPDDFALCQSLEKLNLCTNRFNVEFPVQLCNISSLTQLYLCENYIYGEIPEDIGNLSQLEELVIYSNNLTGKIPDSIGKLKRLRIIRAGRNYLSGPIPAEISECESLLILGVAENRLEGSFPIELQKLKSLTSLILWANFFSGAIPPEIGNFSNLELLALHENSFTGSLPKEIGKLTNLRRLYIYTNQLNGTIPWELGNCLSAAEIDLSENQLSGYIPKSLGLLSNLRLLHLFENRLHGKIPKELGKLKLLKNLDLSINKLTGRIPSEFQYLEFLENLQLFDNQLEGHIPRFIGLKSNLSVVDLSKNNLEGSIPSNLCQFQKLTFLSLGSNKLSGNIPYGLKTCKSIEQLMLGDNLLTGSFSVDICKLQNLSSLELFHNRFSGMLPPEVGNLRKLERLLLSRNYFFGQIPPDIGKLVKLVAFNISSNHFSGEIPHELGNCIRLQRLDLSNNLFAGILPGELGNLVNLELLKLSDNEFSGQIPSGLGGLVRLTELEMGGNFFSGSIPDELGQLGTLQISLNLSHNALNGSIPSNLGNLQMLETLYLNDNQLIGEIPTSIGQLMSLIVCNLSNNNLVGSVPNTPAFRRMDSSNFAGNVGLCTLDSSHCDLSPAPLIAPNSSWLNHRSSREKIVTVVCATVGTISLIFIALILWVIRGRHRTTFVSLDNQVKPDSLNDQYFPRKGFTYQDLVEATGNFSDSAIIGKGACGTVYKATMADGEFVAVKKLKSRGEGESVDSSFHAELSTLGKINHRNIVKLFGFCYRQDCNLLLYEYMVNGSLGEVLHGNKPTSLLNWNTRYKIALGAAEGLSYLHHDCKPHIIHRDIKSNNILLDELLEAHVGDFGLAKLIDFPYSKSMSAVAGSYGYIAPEYAYTMKVTEKCDIYSFGVVLLELVTGRSPVQPLDQGGDLVTWVRRSIQEGVAISEIYDKRLDLSVERTSEEMSLVLRIALFCTNTSPANRPTMREVISMLIEARESVSTSPPSPTSETPLSETDAKKGSAET, encoded by the exons ATGGCAAACCATAGGAATTCTGCTATTCAACAGCATTTGCTTTTGGTGTTGTTGATTCATTTCATTGCTACCCTTGGTCAATCTTTAAATGAAGAGGGGCTTATTCTTTTGGAGTTCAGAAAATCCCTCAATGACCCTTATAACAATCTTGAGAGTTGGAATTCTTCAGACTTGAGTCCTTGCAATTGGAATGGTGTTGAGTGTAGCAAAAATGGTCAGGTGATTTCTCTCAGTATCGATCGCCTCAACTTAACTGGTAGTTTATCTTCAAGCATTTGTAAGCTTCCGTACTTGACTAAATTGAATGTGTCAACAAATTTCATTTCTGGCCACATTCCTGATGATTTTGCACTGTGTCAAAGTTTGGAAAAATTGAACCTTTGCACCAATAGGTTCAATGTGGAGTTTCCTGTCCAACTATGCAATATTAGCTCCCTTACACAACTTTACTTATGTGAGAATTACATTTATGGTGAAATCCCTGAGGATATTGGAAACTTGTCACAACTTGAGGAGCTTGTTATTTACAGTAACAATCTCACTGGAAAAATCCCTGATTCTATAGGTAAATTGAAAAGGCTTAGAATTATCAGAGCAGGTCGAAATTATTTGTCTGGTCCTATTCCTGCAGAAATTAGTGAATGTGAAAGTTTACTAATTCTTGGGGTAGCAGAGAATAGGCTAGAAGGGTCTTTTCCAATAGAGCTTCAAAAGTTAAAGAGTCTCACCAGCTTAATTCTTTGGGCTAACTTTTTCTCTGGTGCAATTCCTCCTGAGATTGGAAACTTCAGTAATTTAGAATTGCTTGCTTTGCATGAGAATTCCTTCACTGGATCACTTCCTAAAGAGATTGGAAAGTTAACTAATCTGAGAAGGCTTTACATTTACACCAACCAGTTAAATGGAACAATTCCATGGGAATTAGGAAATTGTTTGAGTGCAGCTGAGATTGATTTATCTGAAAATCAGTTGAGTGGATACATTCCTAAAAGCTTGGGCTTACTTTCTAACCTGAGGTTGCTTCACCTTTTCGAAAACAGACTACATGGTAAGATTCCAAAGGAGCTTGGAAAGTTGAAGTTGCTGAAGAATTTGGACTTGTCTATAAACAAATTGACAGGTAGAATTCCATCTGAGTTTCAGTATCTTGAATTCTTGGAAAATCTACAACTTTTTGACAATCAACTCGAAGGTCATATTCCTAGATTTATTGGCCTCAAAAGCAACCTCTCTGTCGTGGATTTGTCCAAGAATAATCTTGAAGGAAGCATACCTTCAAACCTTTGTCAGTTTCAGAAACTAACATTTCTGAGCCTAGGGTCTAACAAGTTGTCAGGCAATATACCTTATGGCCTAAAAACTTGCAAGTCCATAGAACAGCTAATGCTAGGAGATAACCTGCTCACTGGTAGCTTCTCAGTTGATATCTGCAAGCTTCAGAACCTTTCTTCTCTTGAGCTTTTTCATAACAGATTTTCTGGAATGCTACCACCCGAGGTAGGTAACCTTAGAAAGTTAGAGAGGTTGCTATTGTCACGTAATTACTTTTTCGGGCAAATTCCTCCTGATATTGGAAAACTTGTGAAGCTTGTTGCTTTTAATATCTCCTCCAATCACTTCTCTGGTGAGATTCCACATGAGCTAGGTAATTGTATAAGGCTCCAGCGGCTTGATCTTAGCAACAACTTGTTTGCTGGAATTCTCCCGGGTGAACTTGGCAATCTAGTGAACCTGGAACTGCTTAAGCTATCTGATAATGAGTTTAGTGGACAGATACCAAGTGGCTTAGGTGGACTCGTACGACTTACTGAATTGGAGATGGGAGGGAACTTTTTCTCTGGTAGTATTCCGGATGAACTTGGCCAACTTGGAACTCTGCAGATTTCTCTCAATCTCAGTCACAACGCTCTGAATGGATCAATTCCTAGCAACCTTGGGAACTTGCAAATGCTTGAAACATTGTACTTAAATGACAACCAGCTTATTGGTGAGATTCCAACTTCAATAGGGCAGTTGATGAGCCTGATAGTATGCAATCTTTCTAACAATAACCTTGTCGGATCAGTACCAAATACACCTGCCTTTAGAAGGATGGACTCCAGCAACTTTGCTGGAAATGTTGGGTTATGCACATTGGATTCTAGCCATTGTGATCTTTCTCCAGCCCCTTTGATTGCACCAAATTCAAGCTGGTTGAATCATCGTTCTTCTCGAGAAAAAATAGTTACTGTTGTTTGTGCAACTGTTGGGACGATCTCTTTGATTTTCATTGCACTTATACTTTGGGTCATTAGAGGCCGCCACAGGACAACTTTTGTTTCACTGGACAATCAAGTAAAGCCTGATTCCTTGAATGATCAATACTTTCCACGAAAAGGGTTCACATATCAGGACCTTGTCGAAGCGACTGGTAATTTCTCAGACAGTGCAATCATAGGAAAGGGAGCTTGTGGCACTGTCTACAAAGCTACTATGGCTGATGGTGAATTTGTTGCAGTTAAAAAGTTGAAGTCCCGAGGAGAAGGGGAGAGCGTTGATAGCAGCTTCCACGCTGAATTATCTACTCTTGGAAAAATAAATCACAGAAATATTGTAAAGCTATTTGGTTTCTGCTACCGCCAAGATTGCAATCTCCTCTTATATGAGTACATGGTAAATGGAAGCCTTGGCGAAGTACTTCACGGGAATAAGCCTACTAGCTTGTTAAATTGGAATACCAGGTACAAAATTGCACTAGGAGCTGCTGAGGGTTTAAGCTATCTGCACCATGACTGTAAGCCACATATCATTCACAGGGATATAAAGTCGAACAATATTTTGTTGGATGAACTGCTGGAGGCACATGTTGGAGACTTTGGCTTGGCAAAGCTAATTGACTTCCCTTACTCAAAATCCATGTCTGCGGTTGCTGGTTCATACGGCTATATTGCCCCCG aaTATGCATACACAATGAAAGTGACAGAGAAATGTGACATATATAGTTTTGGGGTTGTTTTGCTGGAATTGGTTACTGGTAGGTCTCCAGTTCAACCCCTTGATCAAGGAGGTGATTTGGTGACTTGGGTGAGGAGATCAATTCAAGAAGGAGTGGCAATATCTGAGATTTATGACAAAAGGCTGGATCTTAGTGTGGAAAGAACAAGTGAGGAGATGTCGTTGGTTCTCAGGATTGCTCTTTTCTGTACCAATACATCCCCTGCCAATAGGCCTACAATGCGAGAAGTGATCTCGATGTTGATTGAAGCCAGGGAATCTGTTAGCACTTCACCACCATCTCCAACATCAGAAACTCCTCTGAGTGAGACTGATGCAAAAAAAG GTTCTGCGGAAACATAG